CGTAGATGCCCGGTTCCACCGTCAGCGCCATGCCGGGCCGCAGCAGGCGCGACGGCTTGTCCGGCAGCTGCAGGTCTCGGTAGGCGCCGACGTCGTGCACGTCCATGCCCAGCCAATGGCCGGTGCCGTGCATGTAGAAGGGCAGGTGGGCGCGCGCAGCGATGGCCTCGTCGACGCCGGCGTACTTGCCGGCCGGGATCAGGCCGAGGTCGAGCATGCCTTGCGCGAGCACGCGCAGCGCAGCCTCGTGGAAGGCGGCGTACGGCCGGCCCGGGGCGATCGCCTCGAAGGCCGCCTGCTGGGCCGCCAGCACCAGCTCGTACAAGGTGCGCTGCGGCGGTGTAAAACGGCCGTTGACGGGGAAGGTGCGGGTGATGTCGGCGGCGTAGCCGTCCAGTTCGCAACCGGCGTCGATCAGCACCAGGTCGCCGTCGCGGGTGCGGCGGTCGTTGGCGTTGTAGTGCAGCACGCAGGCGTTGGGGCCGGAGGCGACGATCGGGGTATAGGCCGGGAACTGGGCGCCGTTGCGGCGGAATTCGTACAGCAGCTCCGCTTCCAGTTCGTATTCGAACACGCCGGCGCGCGCGGCGCGCAGGGCGCGCGCGTGCGCCTGGCCGGAAATGACGCCGGCGCGCAGCATCAGCGCCTGTTCGTCGGCGTCCTTGACGAGGCGCATCTCGTCGATCAGCGGCAGCAGGTTGCGAAAGGTGTCGGGCGCGGTGACGCCGCTCCTGGCCTGGGCGCGCACCGCCTTGAC
The genomic region above belongs to Massilia forsythiae and contains:
- a CDS encoding aminopeptidase P N-terminal domain-containing protein, which codes for MMDYAGRRARLAAQLPPGAVAVLMTAPEALRNGDSDYPYRHDSYFYYLTGFGEPESALVLVAAAGATPARSILFCREKNPEREIWDGYRHGPEGARTACGVDAAHPIADLDAQMGTLLADAPALYWATGADHAFDARVNGWVKAVRAQARSGVTAPDTFRNLLPLIDEMRLVKDADEQALMLRAGVISGQAHARALRAARAGVFEYELEAELLYEFRRNGAQFPAYTPIVASGPNACVLHYNANDRRTRDGDLVLIDAGCELDGYAADITRTFPVNGRFTPPQRTLYELVLAAQQAAFEAIAPGRPYAAFHEAALRVLAQGMLDLGLIPAGKYAGVDEAIAARAHLPFYMHGTGHWLGMDVHDVGAYRDLQLPDKPSRLLRPGMALTVEPGIYVRPGEGVPEQFWHIGIRIEDDVIVTDDGYRVLTATAPKTVDEIEALAGKAQPAGA